A window of the Neofelis nebulosa isolate mNeoNeb1 chromosome 13, mNeoNeb1.pri, whole genome shotgun sequence genome harbors these coding sequences:
- the NPS gene encoding neuropeptide S gives MISSLKFSLILLLLISTMHVFWSYPVPPSKVPGKSDYFLILLNSCPTRMDRSEGLDFLKPILEKTFMKRKRSFRNGVGTGMKKTSFQRAKS, from the exons ATGATTAG CTCATTAAAATTCAGTCTTATTCTACTTCTGTTGATTTCTACAATGCACGTGTTCTGGTCTTATCCCGTTCCACCTTCTAAG GTGCCTGGAAAATCTGATTACTTTCTCATCCTGTTGAACAGCTGCCCAACCAGGATGGACAGGAGCGAGGGACTAGATTTTCTAAAGCCAATTTTGGAGAAGACATTCATGAAAAGGAAAAGGTCCTTTCGCAATGGAGTTGGAACAGGGATGAAAAAAACTTCCTTTCAAAGAGCAAAATCATGA